One stretch of Sebastes umbrosus isolate fSebUmb1 chromosome 5, fSebUmb1.pri, whole genome shotgun sequence DNA includes these proteins:
- the sec22bb gene encoding vesicle-trafficking protein SEC22b-B isoform X1 — MVLLTMIARLADGLPLAASMQEDEQGSEKLGRDLQQYQSQAKQLFRKLNEQSPTRCTLEAGSMAFHYFIEKGVCYLVLCEASFAKKLAFAYLEDLQAEFHEQHGKKVPTVSRPYSFIEFDTYIQKTKKSYIDSRARRNLGSINTELQDVQRIMVANIEEVLQRGEALSALDSKASNLSSLSKKYRSDAKYLNTRSTYAKLAAGGVFFIMLIVYVRFWWL; from the exons ATGGTGCTGCTGACGATGATCGCGCGGCTGGCGGACGGACTGCCGCTAGCCGCCTCGATGCAGGAGGACGAGCAG GGAAGCGAAAAG TTGGGTCGTGACCTTCAGCAGTATCAGAGTCAAGCTAAGCAGCTCTTCAGGAAACTCAATGAGCAGAGTCCCACACGCTGCACTTTAGAGGCCGGCTCCATGGCATTTCA CTATTTTATAGAGAAAGGCGTGTGCTACCTCGTGCTGTGTGAAGCCAGCTTTGCTAAGAAGCTGGCCTTTGCTTACCTTGAAGACCTGCAGGCAGAGTTCCATGAGCAGCATGGAAAGAAGGTCCCCACAGTTTCCCGGCCATATTCCTTCATTGAGTTTG ACACCTACATCCAAAAAACCAAGAAGTCGTACATTGACAGCCGAGCAAGAAGGAATCTGGGCAGCATCAACACAGAGCTCCAGGACGTCCAGAGGATCATGGTGGCTAACATAGAGGAggtgctgcagagaggagaggctcTCTCTG CGCTGGACTCCAAGGCCAGCAACTTGTCCAGCCTGTCGAAGAAGTACCGCAGCGACGCCAAGTATCTGAATACCCGCTCCACCTATGCCAAGCTGGCAGCCGGCGGCGTCTTTTTCATCATGCTCATTGTCTACGTACGCTTCTGGTggctctga
- the sec22bb gene encoding vesicle-trafficking protein SEC22b-B isoform X2 has product MVLLTMIARLADGLPLAASMQEDEQLGRDLQQYQSQAKQLFRKLNEQSPTRCTLEAGSMAFHYFIEKGVCYLVLCEASFAKKLAFAYLEDLQAEFHEQHGKKVPTVSRPYSFIEFDTYIQKTKKSYIDSRARRNLGSINTELQDVQRIMVANIEEVLQRGEALSALDSKASNLSSLSKKYRSDAKYLNTRSTYAKLAAGGVFFIMLIVYVRFWWL; this is encoded by the exons ATGGTGCTGCTGACGATGATCGCGCGGCTGGCGGACGGACTGCCGCTAGCCGCCTCGATGCAGGAGGACGAGCAG TTGGGTCGTGACCTTCAGCAGTATCAGAGTCAAGCTAAGCAGCTCTTCAGGAAACTCAATGAGCAGAGTCCCACACGCTGCACTTTAGAGGCCGGCTCCATGGCATTTCA CTATTTTATAGAGAAAGGCGTGTGCTACCTCGTGCTGTGTGAAGCCAGCTTTGCTAAGAAGCTGGCCTTTGCTTACCTTGAAGACCTGCAGGCAGAGTTCCATGAGCAGCATGGAAAGAAGGTCCCCACAGTTTCCCGGCCATATTCCTTCATTGAGTTTG ACACCTACATCCAAAAAACCAAGAAGTCGTACATTGACAGCCGAGCAAGAAGGAATCTGGGCAGCATCAACACAGAGCTCCAGGACGTCCAGAGGATCATGGTGGCTAACATAGAGGAggtgctgcagagaggagaggctcTCTCTG CGCTGGACTCCAAGGCCAGCAACTTGTCCAGCCTGTCGAAGAAGTACCGCAGCGACGCCAAGTATCTGAATACCCGCTCCACCTATGCCAAGCTGGCAGCCGGCGGCGTCTTTTTCATCATGCTCATTGTCTACGTACGCTTCTGGTggctctga
- the npl gene encoding N-acetylneuraminate lyase isoform X2 codes for MAPSADKQLTGLVAATFTPLTTEGEINLSVIGPYIDYLTEKQGVNNIFVNGSTGEGLSLTVEERKTLAEDWCVKAKDKKVQVIVHVGCMSLKDSQELAQHAEQIGADAIAVMAPFFLKPKNADVLRSYLQEVASAAPTRPFYYYHIPAITGINVLVRDLLEGIDELIPTFRGVKFSATDLMDFGQCVSYIQPNWSLLYGVDEQLLAGLAMGADGAIGSTYNYAGCHINKLIAAFEKGDLVQARTIQFRMQEILRFAIKLGFDIGVNKQLMIVLSGLSLGPPRLPVMPCPHDIAVSIAQKYRHIFPEC; via the exons ATGGCCCCTTCTGCTGATAAACAACTGACCGGTCTAGTTGCTGCCACGTTCACTCCATTGACCACAGAAGG TGAAATCAACCTATCAGTGATTGGACCTTATATTGATTACTTGACAGAGAAACAAGGTGTAAATAACATATTTG TGAATGGCTCCACCGGAGAGGGCCTGTCTCTCACTGTTGAAGAGAGGAAGACGCTGGCAGAGGACTGGTGTGTGAAAGCCAAGGACAA AAAGGTTCAGGTGATTGTGCATGTCGGCTGCATGAGTCTCAAAGATTCCCAAGAACTG GCTCAACATGCAGAGCAGATCGGGGCTGATGCGATAGCAGTCATGGCCCCCTTCTTCCTCAAGCCTAAAAATGCAG ATGTGTTGAGGTCGTACCTCCAGGAAGTGGCTTCAGCTGCCCCAACTCGGCCCttctattattatcatattcCAGCTATCACTGGTATTAATG TGCTGGTGAGAGATTTGTTGGAGGGTATTGATGAGCTCATTCCCACGTTCAGAGGCGTGAAGTTCAGTGCAACTGACCTGATGGACTTTGGCCAGTGTGTCAGCTACATTCAGCCTAACTGGTCGCTCCTCTACGGCGTGGACGAG CAACTGCTTGCAGGTCTGGCTATGGGAGCCGACGGAGCAATTGgcag CACGTATAACTACGCAGGATGTCATATAAACAAGCTCATAGCAGCATTTGAGAAAGGCGACCTTGTCCAAGCCCGGACAATACAG TTCAGGATGCAAGAGATTCTCCGTTTTGCCATCAAGCTTG GTTTTGATATAGGAGTGAACAAGCAGCTGATGATCGTGCTGTCCGGCTTGAGTCTCGGTCCCCCTCGACTCCCTGTGATGCCGTGTCCTCATGATATCGCTGTGTCCATCGCACAGAAATATCGCCACATTTTTCCTGAATGCTGA
- the npl gene encoding N-acetylneuraminate lyase isoform X1 — MTVMAPSADKQLTGLVAATFTPLTTEGEINLSVIGPYIDYLTEKQGVNNIFVNGSTGEGLSLTVEERKTLAEDWCVKAKDKKVQVIVHVGCMSLKDSQELAQHAEQIGADAIAVMAPFFLKPKNADVLRSYLQEVASAAPTRPFYYYHIPAITGINVLVRDLLEGIDELIPTFRGVKFSATDLMDFGQCVSYIQPNWSLLYGVDEQLLAGLAMGADGAIGSTYNYAGCHINKLIAAFEKGDLVQARTIQFRMQEILRFAIKLGFDIGVNKQLMIVLSGLSLGPPRLPVMPCPHDIAVSIAQKYRHIFPEC; from the exons ATGACAG TCATGGCCCCTTCTGCTGATAAACAACTGACCGGTCTAGTTGCTGCCACGTTCACTCCATTGACCACAGAAGG TGAAATCAACCTATCAGTGATTGGACCTTATATTGATTACTTGACAGAGAAACAAGGTGTAAATAACATATTTG TGAATGGCTCCACCGGAGAGGGCCTGTCTCTCACTGTTGAAGAGAGGAAGACGCTGGCAGAGGACTGGTGTGTGAAAGCCAAGGACAA AAAGGTTCAGGTGATTGTGCATGTCGGCTGCATGAGTCTCAAAGATTCCCAAGAACTG GCTCAACATGCAGAGCAGATCGGGGCTGATGCGATAGCAGTCATGGCCCCCTTCTTCCTCAAGCCTAAAAATGCAG ATGTGTTGAGGTCGTACCTCCAGGAAGTGGCTTCAGCTGCCCCAACTCGGCCCttctattattatcatattcCAGCTATCACTGGTATTAATG TGCTGGTGAGAGATTTGTTGGAGGGTATTGATGAGCTCATTCCCACGTTCAGAGGCGTGAAGTTCAGTGCAACTGACCTGATGGACTTTGGCCAGTGTGTCAGCTACATTCAGCCTAACTGGTCGCTCCTCTACGGCGTGGACGAG CAACTGCTTGCAGGTCTGGCTATGGGAGCCGACGGAGCAATTGgcag CACGTATAACTACGCAGGATGTCATATAAACAAGCTCATAGCAGCATTTGAGAAAGGCGACCTTGTCCAAGCCCGGACAATACAG TTCAGGATGCAAGAGATTCTCCGTTTTGCCATCAAGCTTG GTTTTGATATAGGAGTGAACAAGCAGCTGATGATCGTGCTGTCCGGCTTGAGTCTCGGTCCCCCTCGACTCCCTGTGATGCCGTGTCCTCATGATATCGCTGTGTCCATCGCACAGAAATATCGCCACATTTTTCCTGAATGCTGA